A segment of the SAR324 cluster bacterium genome:
GGAGTAACATCAGCAAAACGCTCCCTACCGGTACACCTCTGGAGACAATAAGGTTAATAAGTTTGTAGACCGTATCCATCGAAAGGATGAAGGTCAGAATAAAGGTGGCAAGCAGGAAAGGGGGGATGAGCTGAAGGAAAAGGGAACGGGCCAGCATAAGATTAGTTTGTGGCCAGTAGGTCTTTCAATTGCCAGGCTACTTGCAGGGCTTGACGACCATCTTTCGCTGAAACTTGAGGGCCATTACCCTGTTCTATACATTTCAAAAAATCAGCAATTTCAGCGAGTAAATCATCTCCACGCTCCAATTGAAGGTTCTCCGGTTGGAGATCTTCAGGACTCAGGTTACTACTTAAATCCACTTGTAGTTTCCGAGCCAGCCCTGTTCCAAAATCCAAAGAGAGATAAAGGCCGTTTTGAAAGATGCGCATCTTCCGTTCTGCTTTATCGGAAACACGGCTGGCTGTCATACTAGCTACGCAACCATCAGGGAAAACCAATCTAGCGTGAGCTAGATCTGTGAGGGGGGTTAGGATTGAAACTCCAGTACACTCAACTTTAGTTGGAAGTTGCCCAGTGATAGCAAGCACAAGATCAATGTCATGAATCATCAAATCTAGAATCACATCGACATCGGTGCCTCTTTTTGGGAAGGGTGCAATCCTGAGATTTTCGATGAACTTCGGTCGTTGGATGGCTTGGCGGAATTCTTTGAAGACTACGTTGTAGCGTTGAACATGACCAATCTGCAGTGCAAGCTGCTTATGATTTGCCAATCCCTCTAAATCCTCTGCTTCAGCTATGGTACTAGCAATCGGCTTTTCAAGGAGAACATGAACTCCTGCTTCCAGAAAAGGCCGTGTGATTTGATGATGATGGACTGTCGGTACAACGATGCTGACAGCATCAACTTCACAAAGCAAATCCTCATAATTTCGATAAGCTTGGGTGCCTGTCTCTTCAGCTACAATAGTGGCTCTGTCGAAATCGCTATCTACAACACCAATTAGATCTGCATTTGACAGTTGGGCATATTTTTGGGCATGAAATCGACCAAGGTAGCCTACGCCGATGACGGCAGTTCGGAGCATTCAATTACTCTTCAACGCAATTTTGGTTCGTTCAAAAAACGACCGACTGGATTGAGAACGTCAATATTTTCACAAGTGATGCGAAATACAGAAATGATGGGTACGGAGAGAATCATTCCAACGGGACCCCACAACCAACCCCAAAAAATCAGAGCAAGCACAACAATCAATGGGCTCATTCCTAAACTATCACCCATCACTTTTGGCTCAAGCACATTCCCCACAAATACTTGAGTTGATATGAGTAGGACCATGATGACCAATGGCTCGGCCAGGGTTTCAAATT
Coding sequences within it:
- a CDS encoding Gfo/Idh/MocA family oxidoreductase — translated: MLRTAVIGVGYLGRFHAQKYAQLSNADLIGVVDSDFDRATIVAEETGTQAYRNYEDLLCEVDAVSIVVPTVHHHQITRPFLEAGVHVLLEKPIASTIAEAEDLEGLANHKQLALQIGHVQRYNVVFKEFRQAIQRPKFIENLRIAPFPKRGTDVDVILDLMIHDIDLVLAITGQLPTKVECTGVSILTPLTDLAHARLVFPDGCVASMTASRVSDKAERKMRIFQNGLYLSLDFGTGLARKLQVDLSSNLSPEDLQPENLQLERGDDLLAEIADFLKCIEQGNGPQVSAKDGRQALQVAWQLKDLLATN